One region of Armigeres subalbatus isolate Guangzhou_Male chromosome 3, GZ_Asu_2, whole genome shotgun sequence genomic DNA includes:
- the LOC134219126 gene encoding uncharacterized protein LOC134219126 produces the protein MVGLLCTISVAYCFSWESTTNDLHTPNIVNRTHSLNPVLSRRKRFVVFPLGSSFSIAACMTIGMYGNPNYNMFSWAVNWGVAYNLPNQTISFQSEMREAKSMAQRRHRRDLYQKLEVAMDAMGFSGRECVLRALCESSQYFGRKGSNMIAEVLRTLFSFPRPKVLPSENSEIRTYDEAHRIGRNKVQCQSLYSACGFSLLELALGKYSSPFNFE, from the exons ATGGTAGGAT TGCTTTGCACAATTTCGGTTGCGTATTGTTTCAGCTGGGAATCCACCACCAACGATCTACACACTCCAAATATTGTAAATCGAACGCATTCACTTAATCCAGTATTATCTCGAAGGAAGCGGTTTGTTGTGTTTCCATTGGGTTCAAGTTTCTCG ATCGCTGCATGTATGACAATTGGAATGTATGGAAATCCCAATTATAATATGTTCAGTTGGGCGGTGAACTGGGGTGTTGCGTACAACTTGCCCAATCAGACGATAAGTTTTCAAAGCGAAATGAGGGAAGCTAAATCAATGGCACAACGAAGGCATCGACGTGATTTATATCAGAAGCTGGAAGTTGCTATGGATGC CATGGGATTCAGTGGACGAGAATGCGTTTTACGAGCGCTTTGTGAAAGCTCGCAATATTTCGGGCGGAAGGGATCCAACATGATAGCGGAAGTACTACGAACATTGTTTAGTTTTCCCAGGCCCAAAGTTTTGCCTTCGGAGAACAGCGAAATCCGAACCTACGACGAGGCTCATCGGATAGGACGCAATAAGGTGCAATGTCAGTCTTTATATTCTGCATGTGGATTTTCATTACTAGAGCTGGCATTAGGGAAGTATTCGAGTCCCTTCAACTTCGAGTAA
- the LOC134223972 gene encoding uncharacterized protein LOC134223972, which yields MGSTRQQLILWIVFMGQCFAEESTTIVPKMEGHANHTSWDTANIESHSKVLSRRKRYIVFPEGASFSVAVCMTIGVIGNPNYQMFSWAMNWGIAYNLPNQTISFPNEMMEPKPMAQRRHRRDLYHKLEVAMDDMGYRGRECILRALCESSQYFGRKGSNMISEMLRTLFSFPKSKVLSVEHSDTRIYDEAHRKGKNKVMCQSLYPSCGFSLLELALGKYTSPYSFM from the exons atg GGAAGCACGCGCCAACAGCTTATACTTTGGATAGTTTTCATGGGACAGTGCTTTGCAGAGGAGTCCACGACCATCGTTCCGAAAATGGAAGGACATGCCAATCACACTTCTTGGGACACAGCAAATATTGAAAGTCATTCGAAAGTGCTTTCGAGGCGTAAACGGTACATAGTCTTTCCAGAGGGGGCAAGTTTTTCG GTGGCTGTCTGTATGACAATCGGAGTGATTGGAAATCCTAATTACCAAATGTTCAGCTGGGCGATGAATTGGGGTATAGCATATAATTTACCCAATCAGACGATAAGCTTCCCGAACGAAATGATGGAGCCTAAGCCAATGGCTCAACGAAGACATCGACGTGATTTATATCACAAGTTGGAGGTAGCCATGGATGA CATGGGCTACAGGGGCCGTGAATGTATTCTGCGAGCACTGTGCGAAAGTTCACAATACTTCGGAAGGAAAGGATCAAACATGATATCGGAGATGCTACGGACATTGTTCAGTTTTCCGAAGTCCAAAGTGCTATCGGTCGAGCACAGTGATACCCGAATCTACGATGAAGCGCAtcgaaaaggcaaaaacaaagtAATGTGCCAGTCACTGTACCCCTCGTGTGGATTTTCATTACTGGAGCTGGCGTTGGGAAAGTACACCAGCCCGTATAGTTTTATGTGA